The DNA sequence AAGGTGAATGAGGTGACGGTGGAAGTAAATGAAGGAGATCCAAGGAATGTGATTTGCGAAGCCGTGGATAAACACCATGCATCTATTTTGGTTGTGGGGAGTCATGGTTATGGAGCTATAAAAAGGTACCAATAACATTCATATTATCAACAATTTCAtttcctatttttattatttccattacgTAATTTGACACATAAAAATTCCATCTCTATTCTCTTGCAAGGGCTGTTCTTGGAAGCGTAAGCGACTACTGCACTCATCATGCTCATTGCACAATCATGATCGTGAAAAAGCCCAAGAACTGAGCCATTATCTTCCTTCTCAGCTTCATCACAATGAGTCCTTCTCAGCTTCATCACAATTGAGTCAATGACTCTATttgtccttaaaaaaaaataatagaagcaTTGGGTTTGGGTTTTTAACATATTGGTTTTCTTGTAACCCTTTTAGAATGCTTTCTTGTGATAACCACGTATGAAATAGTTCCATATTCTCTACCACTTCTATGATCATTTGAGTTTTTCAAGTTAACAGAGGCAATAACATAGATTACATATTCAACTAAAAACCACTTTAAAGAGACctttttcaaaagaaatcaaaaaattactttattttgGATTGTGAATTATTATATGGATGAAACATGACATGATTTAATTCTTACAAAGTTATGGTGTAGTACTACCTACGGGGCCCATAAGTAAGACCCGAAATTCAAATAATCCTAATGGTagtgtaaaaaaacaaaaaataaaaataaaaataaaaaatttgttgtttattgtaTTTCTCTCCATGGATGTCCTTGAAAGATTTCTCAGCAGAAAAGTCTAAATccaaatcaatttttataaaaggaTAATAAACTTATGGTTTCAAAAATCTAGATCACAAATTGATTGTTTCTCGATCATACCGTAAATACCCCAGTGACTTACGAAAACAGTGTTCAAACCATAAACTGTCAACAGAAAACCAAAGACCTGGCCTGAAGCCTTTTAAGTACCGAAAATACAGAAAagaaagatttaaaataaaataaaaaaggcaaaaaaaaaaaaaaaaaaggggcaataATAGAAAGCTAAGGACTCTATAACAAGCATTTCTCTGCTTTGAAGCCAGCTTTGCTACTTCTCAGCACTTGACCTCCTTCAACCCATGAGCAAAATACAGAAAAGTTGGGTCAGTGGCTCCATCCTTGTAATAAGCAAAAACCAAACTACCATCGTCATGCATACTTTCCCCCACAAAACTGCACAAGAACAACCGACTTAGTGTCATCTTCAAACcaaatatcataataataagcCCTGTAAACTACTGTACTTAACAATACATGTGGGTTCCTCGGAAAAAGACACTTACAATTGGAGGTCCTTGAGCTTCGAAAGCAGGAACTTGGTTGCTCCCTCAATGGTTTTCTTGAACTCTTCTTGTTTCTCCCCATCCAACTTAGCTGACAAAGTTTTGATGTACCTCTTCACCCATGTGACAAACGCCTTCTTGTCAAAAGCAGGTTGCTCCTGAAAATATTAAATGACAATTTGTTATATTTCAGCCTAGACAGAAAATGTTACAgatcaaacaaagaaaaaagttgaaattCACACACCTGAAGCCTGAATGTGTCCACAATGTCAACCACCTTAACAGCTTGGTCATCAACACCCTCATCCTCTCCACCCCCTTCAGCAGAAGGGTTTGCACCAATATCTACATCAATTGCTCCTTGAATAACCCACTATCCAAAACCACAAATCAAATCATCAGTTCTAGCATCACCatgcaataaataaaacaatcaaaAGGACAAAAATTAAGTAGCATACAACCATATGATCAAGGACCAATAAATAACCATTCAAGCACAATTTCAACATCCAATATCTTATTTCATCGTGCATTTACACATTTAAACACCCAGCATCTAACTTCATAGTGTATTTACAAATTTGAATAAAGTATGTTATAAGTAAAACGCTAACCTTTCCTTCAACTTCCCACAGAGCTCCGTTTTCGATTTCCTTGTAAGGAAAGGAGTCAGAGAGAAGCTCATCACCTGAAATATACAATCAAAGTCGATTAGTGGCTtctaaaaattaacatataactTCATATGAAGGACCAAAAACAATCAGATTCATGTAGATCAAACACGACcagaaaaaaaactaaataaaaaaggttaaaaCTCTCAAGTTCAAGAGAAATATAAGATTTACagcataaataaacaaaaataagcgaCTAAAATTAACAACTTTTTTAGATCACAAACCCAGTAAAGTAATCAATTATCTATATCATATCATCGAAGAAAATTGAGCACCAGATCCGAACCCCAACCTAAAAATCCATATACTAAATGACAAACAAGAAGCTAATTGTAAAGAGAATTGTTCAGAAACctcaacaacccaaaaaaaaaaaaaaaaaaaaaaaaagaaaacaaagaaaatttatttgtataataaaatttaaacggaaaaaaaaaaaggctaaagaGAAATTGATACCAGAGAGGAGGTCCTGATAAACCAACATGTTTGCAGAGAGTCTCCCTGGGATCGCTTCGACTAAGATTCTTTGAGATGGGAGAGAGACGCAGCGATAAGAGAGCGAGAGAGCTTGAGACTAGGCTGGACAGCTTGTATTTATACTGAGGGTTTGGCCGAGAGGCGGAACCAACTACGGCACTCTGTAATTACGGAACGAGGGCATATCTTTTCCTGAAATTCCATAAAACTCCTTTTTGACTTCCACTTTGGGGGCTGACATGTCACgctatttttattgattgtcATACGGTGTCGTATATCCGTGTCGAAGATTTGATGCTCCCTTTTTTgcgaattttacaaaattaaatttgctTGCTTTTAGAcaagtttaattaaattttcaattatttacccaaaaaatacattttcaatTATATTCTATGATTAaccactcaaaaaaaaaattatatattttacgattaagcttttcttcttttttgataaatagattaaaattttaaaaatataagtaatCCATATAGCAAGGTATTTGATCAGCATCCTTAATGtaatagataaaattaaatagttaaaataaattttatttgttcacTGTAATggtttgtcaaatatattagtaaaaccattaaaaaaaagataatattcaAAGATATTAAATATCATGCTTTcttgtgtaatttatttatgtctAATTTAAATCTACCTTTTCTAAATATTTGTTGAATGTTGCTTttctttgtcaaaaaaaaaataaaaaaaatgctcgtatttatttgaaatacaCATACATTTTAAAGAAATCTCATGCCGTATCTGTTTTGGGTTGTTCCATTTCCTACAATTACAGCGAATAATGAGGCTGTGAACTTTCTGGCCAACTTTAATTATAACTGCACtctgtattttcattttttgttgaataaacTTCTATAGGGTTATACCAAGTGAGAATTTTCTAGTAATAAGTTTATTACACCCACAACATGAAATTATAATTTGGAGATATGTCCTTTCTTTTTAGAGTACAAATTATtataatctaataaaaaaatattacttttaaagAGTTATACATTATTTATGTATTGTCGTATTTTTATGGTAATGTGAGAAAACTAGTTACtcatttatcaatatatatagttaCTTTATTAAGACCATAGga is a window from the Ziziphus jujuba cultivar Dongzao chromosome 11, ASM3175591v1 genome containing:
- the LOC107433162 gene encoding translationally-controlled tumor protein homolog, coding for MLVYQDLLSGDELLSDSFPYKEIENGALWEVEGKWVIQGAIDVDIGANPSAEGGGEDEGVDDQAVKVVDIVDTFRLQEQPAFDKKAFVTWVKRYIKTLSAKLDGEKQEEFKKTIEGATKFLLSKLKDLQFFVGESMHDDGSLVFAYYKDGATDPTFLYFAHGLKEVKC